The Musa acuminata AAA Group cultivar baxijiao chromosome BXJ2-2, Cavendish_Baxijiao_AAA, whole genome shotgun sequence genome contains the following window.
CCATGTCCAATAGTGCCCAAGCTCGCATCAAATCACTTTTCGCTAACCCTCCTCCCTTCTTCCTTTAGCTTCTCTTCACCGTACTCTTGAAGCTTAGACCAGGAACATCTTTGGTGTGTGTGATGATCCTCGATGACCAGGCAAATAGTTCGATATTCCAGTCAGTGGAGATCCATATATGTGTGTGTCCATGCAAAAGGGATGAGTTTGATCATGAATATTTGGTTAATTATGAGGATCTTATTGTTGTTCCCATAAACTCATCTTTCGTACATACCAAGGAAACAATCTCATCACTGTATCAAAGGCATGTGGTCTTATTGAGGTTAATTAACTACATAAAGATCCTAGCGCTGGTGATTGGACACACATGTGCTCATCTTAATAATACAAAGTTCAAAGAGAGTGAGGAAAGCAAACGAAAAAGAGGAATGAACATTGCATATTATAATGTGGAATACAGCAAATGGGATCATCAAAGAAACTTAGTttggcgatgatgatgatgatgaggattaGATGGAGAACCGAGGAACCTTCTGATGGATGATTGCCAGCAACAGTCTCTTTGCATGCGTGAAGAACCTTCCTCGCATCATCGCACCATCCCTTCTCTCCCCCAAAAGCCAAACCAAGCCAGTTAGGTGGTAGCTTTGGTATTGCCCTCGCTGGAATCACTGATGCTGTAGAATTTTAAGGGAACACAAAGCTTGATTACTGATGAAGTGCATGTCTAAGCCAAAGGAAGCTTTCTCGTCTTGAAAGAAAGCATGGGGGGCTCCAAGATGGCACTCGTTCAACAAAGCTTTAACAGATTAAGACAGACCAAAACAGATGCCAAAGTAACAAAATGACAAACACAAGCCTCAATTCTACAACTTGAACGAGgagatattttcttttctttatattgTACTGGATTCCAAGGGGggaaggggggtgggggggggggtctCTCTGATCATACGACATCGTAGGAGTTCACCGAGGTCAACAAAGCTTCACCTTTCATGAGCAACGGCAGTAAGAATCAGACTTCCGAGCGATCCCTTTCGGGTGAATGGCTGCTAGTTGTATGCCTCACATGCAGCGTGACTTCGGGTAACTCGAGTTGTTCATCCAGCAATAAGCACTACTCCTAGAGAAAAAGATCGGTGAGCCCATCATCGCTCAGAAAGCATGAGCAAAGTGGCAGAAAACCCCAGGCTTTTGGGTTTAAGTTAATACATCTGCCACAGTGACAATGCAGTGGAGGAATAATAGCTTTGAGCTTTAGTGGGTCCTTGGCCTTCATTCGACTCGCAGCAGGTTTAATCCTGTTTCTGTAGCGCAATTACAGCCGAATGCATCCGTGTTTGCACCCTGTGAATGCATACTAGTGATGCAGATTCGACTGCTTTGGTGGGagcgagagagtgagagagagagagagagccaaggATGGAAGGACTGCTGGTCCTTCACCTATACGTATGAGAGGATGGCGGTGTTGTGCTGCAGTAAAAGAACAGTGAGTGGGGGTTTTAgggtggaagaagaggagggctCTCACGTGGTTTTGGGAATCAGAACTGCATTCATTCATGCAAATGACTGATGGGTAGAGTGGTAATGACATGAAATTATGAgtgtttttgtttgtttgtttgttgttcTCTGTCACCACCCAACTCCTTCGCCTGGTGGGCTCAGGTTTCCAGTGGTGTCTCTCCTTcctcctttcctctctctctctttctctctctctctctctctctctctctctctctgtagttGCAACCAGTACTACTGGATTCTACATTTCTCTCAAGCTTCTCCAGAGCTCCAAAGGAAGCTGCCTCCCATCAAGGATGAGACAGGCACACTTCAGCTAAAGAAcacgagcatcttatctttatctgCTGTCGTAAAGCCTTTTTCTATCATTCCTTTCCCACTTCAAGCCTCGTTAAGATCCCAAAGCTAGGTAGAAGAACCGCGGTGAGACAGTACGCGTCGGCAGCAAATGTTAAGGAGCTCCCCTCAGCAAGCAGTCTCTGCTCTTCCTGTCAACAGCGTCTCCTGCTCTACCGCCTCCAACCCTCCACGGACTCCCATCTCCTCGGCGGATGATGACAAGGCCGGCAAGAGGAAGAGAAGGCCTGCGGGCACACCAGGTATGTGGCCGGTTCGTCCTTGAGGCCATGGCGAATTGTCGTCCGACGGGTTGTGCATGGCTGATCGAGTTTGTGGAAATTGTGGGTGGGCAGATCCTGATGCGGAGGTGGTGTCGCTGTCGCCGAGGACGCTGCTGGAGTCGGACCGGTACGTGTGCGAGATCTGCCACCAGGGGTTTCAGAGGGACCAGAATCTGCAGATGCACCGGCGGCGGCACAAGGTGCCATGGAAGCTTCTGAGGCGGGATGCGGCGGAGGCACGGAAGCGGGTGTTCGTGTGCCCCGAGCCCAGCTGCCTGCACCACGACCCCCGCCACGctctcggcgacctcgtcggcatCAAGAAGCACTTCCGCCGGAAGCACAGCGACCGCCGGCAGTGGGCCTGCTCCCGGTGCTCCAAGGCCTACGCCGTCCAGTCCGACTACAAGGCGCACCTCAAGACCTGCGGCACCCGCGGCCACTCCTGCGACTGTGGCCGCGTCTTCTCTCGGTGGGTACATCAAACGCTAGTGCTCACTTCTTTTCATAAACCGCTGGTCAAAGGTCACgatcttttccttctttaatCTTCTGGGAAATGATCCTTCGTCTTTGTTGCGCCGATCATTTCTTTGGTGTTCGAACGATCATCGACTAAGGGTCCAATCAAGCTAGAATTCTTCCAAGTTGTTGAGTAGTTTTCCGGAGTAGTATATCCAACgatccaagaattcaagatggGAGTCTGTTGGGGCTTCTTTAGATTCTTCTGTGAGAGAGCTTGAATGAGTGTAGGTCTACAACATTCATGGCCTCTGCACTGCACACGGTTCCCAATGCTATTACCACTCGATTGGTTGGTTTCATGTTGTGTTCATGTGTCTGCGACCCAATTGAATGCCTACCTACATGTCTCCTTCCATGTGTGCGCGCAAGAAATCCATCACATCATCTAACATCGATCCTTCTTTTGATCGACGACAGAGTCGAAAGCTTCATAGAGCACCAAGATTCTTGCAGCGCCACTCGGACCTTCGGCGAGCCTGCGACCCCACGGCCCTCCAGCCTTTCCTGGACGACGTCGAGCACAAGTCCGTCGACGGAGCCAACACTTTCCGGCCGAACAACCtcaaccgccgccgccgccgctgccgcagcATCATCCCTACCACTGGCGCTGCATGTACTCCCAACATCCACCTCCTCCCCCGACTCCGACGAGGCCCAGGCGACGGTGCTGCAGCTATCTATCGGGCCGCCCGTCGGTGGCTTCCCCTCGTCGAACGCAGGTGGTGATCCCCGGGAGCAGCTGCGCCAGGCGGCGAGGGAGAAGGCCTTGGCGAGTGATGCAAGGCAGCAAGCTTTGAAGCAGGTCGAGATGGCAGAGAAGGAACTGGCCAACGCCAAGACGATCCGGCGGCAGGCGCAAGCCGAGCTCGAGAACGCCTACCTCCTGAGGGACCATACAGCGAAGCAGATCAACCTGATGCTTCTCCAGATAACTTGTCACTCCTGCAGGAAGCAGTTGCAGTCGAAGCCCGGCACGGTATGGGAAGCGGGACCAAAGGCGGCAGCCAGCTATGCGCCATCGGCCATGGCGGAGAGCAAGGAAGACGACAGCAATGATGGGAGTCACTTCCGCGTATCTCCTAA
Protein-coding sequences here:
- the LOC103976749 gene encoding protein indeterminate-domain 16, which translates into the protein MLRSSPQQAVSALPVNSVSCSTASNPPRTPISSADDDKAGKRKRRPAGTPDPDAEVVSLSPRTLLESDRYVCEICHQGFQRDQNLQMHRRRHKVPWKLLRRDAAEARKRVFVCPEPSCLHHDPRHALGDLVGIKKHFRRKHSDRRQWACSRCSKAYAVQSDYKAHLKTCGTRGHSCDCGRVFSRVESFIEHQDSCSATRTFGEPATPRPSSLSWTTSSTSPSTEPTLSGRTTSTAAAAAAAASSLPLALHVLPTSTSSPDSDEAQATVLQLSIGPPVGGFPSSNAGGDPREQLRQAAREKALASDARQQALKQVEMAEKELANAKTIRRQAQAELENAYLLRDHTAKQINLMLLQITCHSCRKQLQSKPGTVWEAGPKAAASYAPSAMAESKEDDSNDGSHFRVSPNTQLSP